AAACGGACAGTCGATATTCCTTTGTGTCCAGAAATTTACGCGACGGAGCTCGCGGCCAGGGTGAAGGCTGGGCGCCGCGACGATTAGGGTTTTTGGCTGGGTCTGCGGGGCGCCATTACCGGTTAGAATAGGTCTAATTCTTACTTGCGCCTTAGAACCATTCCAATTGGTTGGGCGCTCCTGATCCGAATGCGTCCCAATCTCACACCTGATGCGCTCTCCCAGAAGCTCGCCAACAGCGGGCTTCGGTCCACGCCGCAGCGTGAGCTGGTCTATAGCGTGCTATTGGAGCGGCGGGACCATCCAACGGCGGACGAGGTGTATGCCCGCGTGCGCACTGAGATGCCGACGATCTCCCTGGCGACGGTCTATAACTGCCTCGAGGCGCTGGTGCAGTGCCAGGTGGTTCGGGCGGTGAACTTCGAACGGGCTCCCACGCGGTATTGCCCGAATCTGAAGCCCCATGCTCATTTTCACGACGAGAAGTCCGGGCGAGCGTACGACATCGACCTGCCCGAGTCCCTCATGGGTCAGCTCAAGGCGATCCTGCCGCCCGGATATGCCGCGACGTCGGTCGACGTGATCTTCCGGGGCGAAGTCGCCGCGTCCGCACCGCAGCCTGAACTCCTGCCGCACGACGAGACCAAGTTGGCCTCCTGATCTTCCAGCTCTGCCTTCCCCTCCCAGTCCTTTTCAGCACACACCATGTCCTCGCTCGAAATTAAGAACCTCCACGTCGCCATTGGCGAAAAGCCGATCGTCAAGGGGCTCACGCTCACGATCAACAGCGGTGAAGTCCACGCCATCATGGGGCCGAACGGCACGGGCAAGTCGACGCTGTCCAAGGCGATCGCCGGGCATCCCGATTACACGATCACCTCGGGCGAGGTGCTCATTGATGGTCGCTCGCTCCTTGAACTGGAGCCGGACGAGCGCGCCCGGGCCGGTGTCTTTCTGGCGTTTCAATACCCGAGCGAGATCCCGGGCGTCTCGATCGCCAACTTCCTCCGTGCGGCCCAGCAGGCCCGCATGGCCGAAGGCGAGGAACTCGATGCGACCGCGTACTACAAGCGGCTCTATTCCCGCATGGACCTCCTGAAGATCGACCGGAAGTTCACCTCGCGGGCCGTCAACGAGGGGTTCTCCGGCGGCGAGAAGAAGCGCTGTGAGATCCTGCAGATGGCGATGCTCGAGCCGAAGTTCGCCCTGATGGACGAGACCGATTCCGGCCTCGACATCGATGCGCTGCGCATCGTGGCCGATGGCGTGAATCAGCTGCGTGGACCCAACCTGGGCGTGCTGCTGATCACCCACTATCAGCGCCTCCTGAACTACATCGTGCCGGATTTCGTGCACGTCATGTACGACGGTCGCATTGTGAAGAGCGGCGACAAGACCCTGGCGCTCGAACTCGAGGCGAAGGGCTATGACTGGGTCAAACAGGAGCTGGCCGCCGCGACCGCCTGATCCGCCCGCACGACGAAACACCACCTGCACCTGCCACCCGCGACGCGGCCGTTTCCGGCGCGATCGGGCCCGGCAATGCCAATCGGAGGACCACCATGAAACCACCCGAGACCGAAACGCTTTCCAGTCCTGAGACCGACGAGCTCAACGCCAACCCGGTCGCCGGAATTGACCAGTCGGTCGGCGACTTCAGATACGACGTCAAATACGACTTCGATGCCGGCACCGGCCTGACGGAAGAAACCGTTCGCTACATCAGCGGCGTGAAGAAGGAGGCCTCGTGGCTCCTCGATTTCCGCCTCAACGCGCTGAAGACCTTCCTCGCCAAACCGCTCCCGACGCACTGGGCGACGAAGGATCTCGAGAGCATCAACTTCGACAAGATCCGGTACTATCTCGCGAGCGGGCAGAAGCCGAAGCGCACGTGGGAAGAAGTGCCGGACGACATCAAGAAGACGTTCGAACGGCTCGGCATTCCCGAGCAGGAGCGCAAGTACCTCGCCGGCGTCGAGGCGCAGTTCGACTCCGAGGCGGCGTACTCCAACGTGAAGGAGGCCGTCGCGAAGCAGGGCGTCATCTTCGTCAATTCGACCGAGGGCCTGCGGGAGCATCCCGAGCTCTTCCGCAAGTGGTTCGGCAAGGTGATCCCGACGGGTGACAACAAGTTCTCGGCGCTTAACAGCGCGGTGTTCTCCGGTGGCTCCTTCATCTACGTGCCGCCGGGCGTGAAGGTCTCGCATCCGCTGCAGGCCTACTTCCGCATCAACGCGGAGAACTTCGGGCAGTTCGAGCGCACGCTCATCATCGCCGACGAAGGCGCCGAGGTGACCTACATGGAAGGCTGCACGGCGCCGAAGTTCAGCACCTCGACGCTCCACAGCGCCGTCGTCGAACTCGTCGCGCTGAAGGGCGCCAAGATCCAGTACATCACCGTCCAGAACTGGGCCGCCAACGTCTTCAACCTCGTCACCAAGCGCGGCGTCGCGCACGAGGAGGCCGAGATCAAGTGGATCGATTGCAACATCGGCTCGCGCCTCACCATGAAGTATCCCGGGGTCGTCCTGAAGGGCCGCAAGGCCCGCGGTGAGGTGATCTCGATCGCCCTCGCCAACAACGGCCAGCACCAGGACACCGGCGCCAAGATGATTCACGCGGCCGACGAGACGACGTCCAACGTCATCTCCAAGTCGATCAGCGTGGGGCAGGGGCGGGCGACGTATCGCGGCCAGATTCACATCCCGAAGCATCTCAAGGGCTGCAAGAACAACACCGAGTGCGACGCGCTGCTGATCAACACCAACAGCCGCACCGACACGTACCCCGCGATCACCGTGCGCGGCGACCGCAACTACGTGCAGCACGAGGCGAGCGTCTCGAAGGTGAATGAAGACATGATCTTCTACATGCAGCAGCGCGGACTGACCGAAGGCCAGGCCATGAGTCTCGCGGTGAACGGCTTCATCAACGACCTGGCCCGCCAGTTCCCGATGGAGTACTCCGTTGAGCTCAAGCGGCTGATCGACCTCGAAATGGAGGGCAGCGTCGGCTGACGCCCTGGAGCGGGGGCCGCCCCGTTCCGCTCCTCTCACGCTCGCATCCCGGATTCCATCATCTCCATGTCTTCCTCCGCTCCTCTTCACGTCGCGCCCCGCTCCCCGGTGGGAGCGTTCACGGCGGACGCGTTCGCGGCCCATCTTGCGACGCAGGCCAACGCGCCCGCGTGGTGGCTTGAGCGCAAGCGGGCGGCACACGCCCGTTTCGGCGAACTGCCGATGCCGCGCCGCACCGACGAATCGTGGCGTTTCAGCAACATTGCCACGCTCACCGTCGAGGGCTTTGCCCCCGGCCTGGCGGCGCCGACCGGCGTTGCCGTGGGTTCTCCGTTTGGCCCGTCGGCGCTGACCTTCGTCAACCAGCAACTCGCGGTGGCGTTGCCCGATGCATCTCGCCCCACGG
This genomic window from Opitutus sp. ER46 contains:
- a CDS encoding transcriptional repressor gives rise to the protein MRPNLTPDALSQKLANSGLRSTPQRELVYSVLLERRDHPTADEVYARVRTEMPTISLATVYNCLEALVQCQVVRAVNFERAPTRYCPNLKPHAHFHDEKSGRAYDIDLPESLMGQLKAILPPGYAATSVDVIFRGEVAASAPQPELLPHDETKLAS
- the sufC gene encoding Fe-S cluster assembly ATPase SufC produces the protein MSSLEIKNLHVAIGEKPIVKGLTLTINSGEVHAIMGPNGTGKSTLSKAIAGHPDYTITSGEVLIDGRSLLELEPDERARAGVFLAFQYPSEIPGVSIANFLRAAQQARMAEGEELDATAYYKRLYSRMDLLKIDRKFTSRAVNEGFSGGEKKRCEILQMAMLEPKFALMDETDSGLDIDALRIVADGVNQLRGPNLGVLLITHYQRLLNYIVPDFVHVMYDGRIVKSGDKTLALELEAKGYDWVKQELAAATA
- the sufB gene encoding Fe-S cluster assembly protein SufB is translated as MKPPETETLSSPETDELNANPVAGIDQSVGDFRYDVKYDFDAGTGLTEETVRYISGVKKEASWLLDFRLNALKTFLAKPLPTHWATKDLESINFDKIRYYLASGQKPKRTWEEVPDDIKKTFERLGIPEQERKYLAGVEAQFDSEAAYSNVKEAVAKQGVIFVNSTEGLREHPELFRKWFGKVIPTGDNKFSALNSAVFSGGSFIYVPPGVKVSHPLQAYFRINAENFGQFERTLIIADEGAEVTYMEGCTAPKFSTSTLHSAVVELVALKGAKIQYITVQNWAANVFNLVTKRGVAHEEAEIKWIDCNIGSRLTMKYPGVVLKGRKARGEVISIALANNGQHQDTGAKMIHAADETTSNVISKSISVGQGRATYRGQIHIPKHLKGCKNNTECDALLINTNSRTDTYPAITVRGDRNYVQHEASVSKVNEDMIFYMQQRGLTEGQAMSLAVNGFINDLARQFPMEYSVELKRLIDLEMEGSVG